Within candidate division WOR-3 bacterium, the genomic segment AAAATCTCTTTTTTATCCACTATGGTCTATATCTTAATGGACAGACAAGGCATCGTTTTGCTTCGTTTTTTAAATCTTCTTTTGATGGAGTTTGCTCAACCAATTTAAAATCTTTGATACGCTCGGCAACCGGCCGGTGGGGGATTTTTATCCGAGGTATGCTAAGTACCTGCCAGTAAACAGGATTAGAAGGCATTAAACCAGTCATTTGACCGAATAATCCACCATTTAAATATTTATCAATCATCCGGGCAATTCTCAAGCCATCACCCACTGCATGGGCAAGGGTCTGTGGACCTCTCACCGCATCGCCACCGGCAAATATCTTTGAATTACCTGCCCTGCCATTTTTCGTAATGATTCTACATCTATCATCAAGATTAATATAGTCACTCAAAAAATCAGTAGATGGAACCTGGCCAATTGCAGAAACGACTTTGTCAACTTCAATCTCAAACTCAGAATTAGCAACTATCTCAACTCTACCCTTTCTACCTTCTGGTGCTCGGGTCTTTGCCATTACTACTTTATTGTTTTTTATACGAACCGGTGTAGTATAAGGATAAATTTTTATTCCCTCTTCTTCTGCCTCAATCTTGTTTTCTTTTTCTGCAGGCATATCTTCTATGCCACGACGATAATATATTGCTACATCATTTCCGCAGCGCAATAGACTCCGTGCTACATCAAATGCGGTATTACCGCCGCCAATCACAGCAACCTTGCCCAATTTAATCGCCTCTCCATTTTTTATCCGGTATAAAACATCAAGTCCACCCAGCGCTGATTCTTCACCTTCAATATGTAGCTTTTCTGATTTGCCGGCACCGGTGGAAATG encodes:
- a CDS encoding FAD-dependent oxidoreductase — protein: MERNNNKLISAIISIFIVGGGQIYSKRILTGIMFIIFFYGSILVTKILWIKLTIGFWLLLGSWILFWLFNIYDAYRGETFYAPPCEKNCPAGIAPWYYINLIVSNKNKYPFVPFFKILGMICPAPCEDNCTRRGIDEPIAIGYLKHAVETEEPSAPIKKRKEKIAIIGAGPCGLTAAYELGRKGYQVLVFEKEKYPGGVLSMYIPEFRLPRAIVDEEIELLKKAGFEIKTNIEVGKDINLAELITEYNAIFISTGAGKSEKLHIEGEESALGGLDVLYRIKNGEAIKLGKVAVIGGGNTAFDVARSLLRCGNDVAIYYRRGIEDMPAEKENKIEAEEEGIKIYPYTTPVRIKNNKVVMAKTRAPEGRKGRVEIVANSEFEIEVDKVVSAIGQVPSTDFLSDYINLDDRCRIITKNGRAGNSKIFAGGDAVRGPQTLAHAVGDGLRIARMIDKYLNGGLFGQMTGLMPSNPVYWQVLSIPRIKIPHRPVAERIKDFKLVEQTPSKEDLKNEAKRCLVCPLRYRP